In Dermacentor variabilis isolate Ectoservices chromosome 11, ASM5094787v1, whole genome shotgun sequence, one genomic interval encodes:
- the LOC142563596 gene encoding vacuolar protein sorting-associated protein 4-like produces the protein MVIPVTLINDIKAAVDLSNQANVEDSKKQFANAIRLYRKAMESYLNAALLIRNTCAPFVERAQKLKEFAGDAEQEVVGEGIPDLKKVHQIALLSQVLPPWCTAAGTVISGKKLNFNDDIQGIDPTKLVLTQILSDPKAKAASTILLHGPHGTGKSFLAKSLYVKYPEKSIFIVDVDQFVNGGITHNAPKMAQMLVRNYKKHNTGVLVLDGLDQLYLSDYPDVKKPVVDAVKTELLNYMKDLAEKKEYKEIVIATTFRPWLITDDMKGTFEAKINIPIPENEEARKAIIKAELGKIRVPTYKEGDIENLAKNTVRFSRYQILRIIRYALARNFNNVEAIAMKEDAERLSHMVKEDMDKVSAIIKADLAEEDEPKHQEFITANPTAN, from the exons ATGGTGATTCCGGTGACGCTCATCAACGACATCAAGGCGGCCGTCGACCTGTCCAACCAGGCGAACGTCGAGGATTCCAAGAAGCAGTTCGCCAACGCCATCCGGCTCTACCGCAAGGCCATGGAGTCGTACCTGAACGCCGCGCTGCTCATCCGCAACACGTGCGCCCCGTTCGTCGAGAGGGCCCAGAAGCTCAAGGAGTTCGCGGGCGACGCCGAGCAGGAGGTGGTCGGCGAGGGAATTCCCGACCTCAAGAAGGTCCACCAAATCGCCCTGCTCTCGCAG GTCCTGCCTCCATGGTGCACCGCTGCTGGAACTGTCATCTCCGGTAAGAAGCTCAACTTCAACGACGACATCCAGGGTATTGATCCCACCAAGCTTGTCCTCACTCAGATCCTCAGTGACCCGAAGGCAAAGGCTGCATCGACCATCCTACTTCACGGCCCACacggcacgggaaagtctttttTGGCCAAGTCTCTGTACGTCAAGTACCCCGAAAAGTCAATCTTCATCGTCGATGTGGACCAGTTCGTCAACGGCGGCATCACGCACAACGCTCCCAAGATGGCGCAGATGCTCGTGAGGAACTACAAGAAGCACAACACGGGAGTGCTGGTTCTTGACGGTTTAGACCAGCTGTACCTGTCGGACTACCCGGATGTCAAAAAGCCCGTCGTAGATGCCGTCAAGACCGAACTGCTCAACTACATGAAGGACCTGGCCGAGAAGAAGGAATACAAGGAGATCGTGATCGCGACGACCTTCAGGCCATGGCTAATCACGGACGACATGAAGGGAACGTTCGAGGCCAAAATCAACATTCCCATTCCGGAGAACGAGGAGGCGCGCAAGGCGATCATCAAGGCGGAGCTGGGCAAGATTCGTGTGCCCACCTACAAGGAGGGCGACATCGAGAACCTGGCCAAGAACACGGTTCGCTTCTCGCGCTACCAGATACTGCGAATCATCCGCTATGCGCTGGCACGCAACTTCAACAACGTCGAAGCCATCGCCATGAAAGAAGACGCCGAGCGGCTGAGTCACATGGTCAAGGAGGACATGGACAAAGTCTCTGCGATCATCAAGGCCGACCTAGCCGAAGAGGACGAGCCCAAGCACCAGGAGTTCATCACCGCCAACCCCACGGCAAATTAG